From a single Stomoxys calcitrans chromosome 4, idStoCalc2.1, whole genome shotgun sequence genomic region:
- the LOC106094155 gene encoding transmembrane protein 120 homolog: MSNNNNIDTLANEWDELTREFVDLEECNRKYIELLEQLHSHQHKCFNEIKHQRYRMNQISASLKQFKNTQSEEEKQKVAELQKNTLKRKAQLYEIEQSLPAKSGRYLRIILGDVNVSILNRNDKVRYKDDYEKFKLILNVIGLLLAFLNLIFNYRALELSYIFLLVWYYCTLTIRESILKVNGSRIKGWWRAHHFISTVAAGVLLVWPQGEHWQLFRNQFMYFNAYISVVQYLQFGYQKGLLYRLKALGERHNMDITIEGFHSWMWRGLSFLLPFLFMGYAFQAYNAYTLYEISNYVPGAPWHVSVMSGLFSLLFIGNITTTLLVVPEKIRERAKERYRLLSMGKSMKLRKQMRNSMSESENSSTHTSPASSPVTEKGDKKTPGSPAEKKLK, encoded by the exons atgagcaataacaacaacattgacACATTGGCCAATGAATGGGATGAACTCACTCGTGAGTTTGTGGACTTGGAG GAATGCAACCGCAAATACATTGAGCTCTTGGAACAGCTACATTCCCATCAACACAAATGCTTCAATGAAATCAAACATCAACGATATCGTATGAATCAAATCAGTGCGTCTCTAAAGCA attTAAAAACACTCaatcagaagaagaaaaacaaaaagttgcTGAATTGCAGAAAAACACTCTGAAACGTAAAGCACAACTGTATGAAATAGAACAGTCATTACCCGCAAAGTCTGGACGTTACCTGAGA ATTATACTCGGCGATGTCAATGTCTCGATTCTCAACAGAAACGACAAAGTACGTTACAAAGATGACTATGAGAAATTCAAATTGATTCTCAATGTGATTGGTCTACTCTTGGcatttttgaatttaatattCAATTATAG gGCCCTGGAGTTGTCTTACATATTTTTGTTGGTGTGGTATTATTGCACATTAACCATTCGTGAATCGATATTGAAAGTAAATGGATCACGTATTAAAGGATGGTGGCGGGCCCATCACTTTATATCTACTGTGGCTGCTGGAGTCCTATTGGTTTGGCCCCAAGGCGAACATTGGCAATTGTTCCGCAATCAATTTATGTACTTCAATGCCTACATCA GTGTGGTCCAATATTTGCAATTCGGCTATCAAAAAGGTCTTTTGTATCGTCTCAAAGCTTTGGGTGAACGTCACAACATGGACATAACCATTGAGGGTTTTCATTCATGGATGTGGAGAGGCTTAAGCTTTTTATTGCCCTTCTTGTTTATGGGTTATGCCTTCCAGGCCTATAATGCTTATACATTGTATGAAATATCCAATTATGTTCCAGGTGCGCCATGGCAT GTTTCGGTTATGAGCGGcttattctctttgttgtttatTGGAAACATAACCACCACATTATTGGTGGTACCCGAAAAGATTCGTGAACGTGCCAAAGAACGCTATCGTCTGTTGAGCATGGGCAAATCCATGAAGCTGAGAAAACAAATGAGA AATAGCATGAGTGAATCGGAAAACTCCTCAACGCATACCAGCCCAGCATCTTCGCCAGTAACGGAGAAAGGTGACAAAAAAACACCAGGTTCTCCAGCAGAAAAGAAGTTGAAATAG